From a single Vicugna pacos chromosome 4, VicPac4, whole genome shotgun sequence genomic region:
- the TMEM203 gene encoding transmembrane protein 203: MLFSLRELVQWLGFATFEIFVHLLALLVFSVLLALRVDGLAPGLSWWNVFVPFFAADGLSTYFTTIVSVRLFQDGEKRLAVLRLFWVLTVLSLKFVFEMLLCQKLVEQTRELWFGLITSPVFILLQLLMIRACRVN, encoded by the coding sequence ATGCTTTTCTCGCTCCGGGAGCTGGTGCAGTGGCTGGGCTTCGCTACCTTCGAGATCTTTGTGCACCTGCTGGCCCTGTTGGTGTTCTCCGTGCTGCTGGCCCTGCGTGTGGACGGCCTGGCTCCCGGCCTCTCCTGGTGGAACGTGTTCGTGCCCTTCTTCGCTGCTGACGGGCTCAGTACCTACTTCACTACTATCGTCTCCGTGCGCCTCTTCCAGGACGGAGAGAAGCGTCTGGCCGTGCTCCGCCTTTTCTGGGTCCTCACGGTTCTTAGCCTCAAGTTTGTCTTCGAGATGTTGTTGTGCCAGAAGCTGGTGGAGCAGACTCGGGAGCTCTGGTTCGGCCTGATCACTTCTCCGGTTTTCATTCTCCTACAGCTGCTCATGATCCGCGCCTGCCGGGTCAACTAG
- the TPRN gene encoding taperin, which yields MGLFQWAEARGAWPGREGRRRAVAAVPGARWLWQPLGSMAGLGRPGPGSRTAMPAWKREILERKRAKLAALGGGAALGAEAGEAEPTGPAAEKLVLAESLGPLRENPFMRLESERRRGARRGGSAGAAGPGVRPAEQLLELYRLVPGVRTIRADNILIIESAPGFPPAPAPASGPDPSPSPAARIRAAEVLVYEAPPPPGRVSRLLQKFDPPVVPRRRGSPETGRPAPPPSPGPAVPRVGERASCLEPEVRVAGPGPGPRRSDFLHKTSSNSFTVHPRGLNRSAGTRPLPNGPASLESRAGAANVLAGSAPGTGEWKPKVESEEAPAHPSPSPGTPSATPAAPPALLTPSPASATPSQRQWVSSATSANDSFEIRPASKPDADTIPTGDIQARALASLRMNSRNSFVFIPKCKASGAHPGEGRQSVGSPEGELGWASQQEREAQQVPGEDGVLVCERSPLEAEEGGCPRPASALVDPAVRWQRPSSPPLSPLAATEAEPTQGFRIPGLAKNGGEPGRPGLPVTFIDEVDSEDEFPQEAKLPCSGAGGPPQYHPQPTRPEQSTLLQHRGSNTFTVVPKRKPAARQASGEARPREAEEEGPGRLSEPPAALGTALKKRYPTVHEIEVIGGYLALQKSCLTKAGSSRKKMKISFNDKSLQTTFEYPPESSLQEEEGEAEKESEEEEQEEEEDEEEGSGSDGAEEQPFVLFLPRASFVNSAGPESPRPPNGSSGLSSYTPKHSMAFSKWQEQTLEQAPSEMEPPSKEVMLTPASQNDLSDFRSEPALYF from the exons ATGGGCCTCTTCCAATGGGCTGAGGCCAGAGGGGCGTGGCCGGGGCGCGAAGGCCGGCGGCGGGCGGTGGCCGCAGTTCCCGGTGCGCGCTGGCTCTGGCAGCCGCTCGGCAGCATGGCTGGTTTGGGGCGGCCAGGCCCGGGGTCCCGCACCGCGATGCCTGCCTGGAAACGGGAGATCCTGGAGCGGAAGCGGGCCAAGCTGGCCGCCTTGGGTGGAGGCGCGGCGCTGGGCGCCGAAGCTGGCGAGGCGGAGCCCACGGGGCCTGCCGCCGAGAAGCTGGTGCTGGCGGAGAGCTTGGGCCCGCTGCGCGAGAACCCGTTCATGCGGCTCGAGTCGGAGCGGCGGCGAGGGGCGCGGCGCGGCGGCAGCGCgggcgcggcggggccgggggtgcGGCCGGCTGAGCAGCTGCTGGAGCTGTATCGCCTCGTGCCGGGCGTGCGCACCATCCGCGCGGACAACATCCTCATCATCGAGTCGGCTCCCGGCTTCCCGCCGGCGCCGGCACCCGCGTCCGGCCCGGATCCGAGCCCCAGCCCGGCCGCCCGCATCCGCGCCGCCGAGGTACTTGTGTACGAGGCACCGCCGCCTCCCGGCCGCGTGAGCCGCCTGCTCCAGAAGTTCGACCCGCCGGTGGTACCGCGCCGTCGCGGGAGCCCGGAGACCGGGCGCCCCGCGCCTCCGCCCTCCCCTGGCCCCGCCGTCCCGCGCGTGGGCGAGCGCGCCTCCTGCTTGGAGCCCGAGGTCCGCGTCGCAGGTCCTGGCCCCGGGCCCCGGCGCAGCGACTTCCTGCACAAGACCAGCAGCAACTCCTTCACTGTTCATCCTCGAGGTCTGAACCGCAGCGCGGGCACTCGCCCGCTCCCCAACGGGCCCGCATCCTTGGAGTCCCGGGCCGGCGCTGCCAACGTTCTCGCGGGATCCGCGCCTGGGACGGGCGAGTGGAAGCCAAAGGTGGAGTCCGAGGAGGCCCCCGCCCACCCGTCCCCCAGTCCCGGGACCCCCAGTGCCACTCCAGCCGCGCCCCCGGCCTTGCTCACGCCCAGCCCTGCCAGTGCCACTCCCAGCCAGCGCCAGTGGGTCTCCTCGGCCACCAGCGCCAACGACTCCTTCGAGATACGGCCGGCCTCCAAGCCAGACGCGGACACGATCCCCACTGGGGACATCCAGGCCCGGGCCCTGGCCAGCCTTCGCATGAATTCCCGAAACTCCTTCGTGTTCATCCCCAAGTGCAAGGCTTCCGGAGCCCACCCTGGGGAAGGGAGGCAGTCTGTGGGGTCTCCAGAAGGAGAGCTTGGCTGGGCCTCCCAGCAGGAGCGTGAGGCCCAGCAggtgcctggagaggatggtgtACTTGTCTGTGAGAGGAGCCCCTTGGAGGCTGAGGAAGGGGGATGCCCCAGGCCAGCCAGTGCCCTTGTGGACCCGGCTGTTAGGTGGCAGAGGCCATCCTCACCACCCCTGTCCCCACTGGCCGCCACTGAAGCTGAGCCTACCCAGGGCTTCAGGATTCCCGGCTTGGCCAAGAAtggtggggagcctgggaggccaGGGCTGCCGGTCACCTTCATTGACGAGGTAGACTCGGAGGACGAGTTCCCCCAAGAAGCCAAACTGCCCTGCTCCGGGGCTGGTGGGCCTCCCCAGTACCACCCACAACCCACCAGGCCTGAGCAGTCCACTTTGCTCCAGCACCGAGGGAGCAACACGTTCACGGTGGTGCCCAAGAGGAAGCCAGCGGCCCGGCAGGCCAGTGGGGAGGCCAGGCCTagggaggctgaggaggaggggCCAGGCAGACTTTCGGAGCCACCTGCTGCCCTGGGGACAGCACTGAAGAAGCGTTACCCCACCGTGCACGAGATCGAGGTGATTGGCGGCTACCTGGCCCTGCAGAAGTCCTGCCTcaccaaggctggctcctcaAGAAAGAAG ATGAAGATCTCCTTCAACGACAAGAGTCTACAGACCACATTTGAGTatcccccagagagctccctgcaggaggaggagggagaggctgagaaggagagcgaggaggaggagcaggaggaggaggaggacgaggaggaggggTCCGGCTCAGATGGGGCTGAGGAGCAGCCCTTCGTGCTCTTCCTGCCTCGAGCCTCGTTTGTGAACAGCGCAGGGCCTGAGAGCCCTCGGCCGCCAAACGGCAGCTCAG GCCTGTCCAGCTACACTCCAAAACACTCCATGGCCTTCAGCAAGTGGCAGGAGCAGACGCTGGAGCAGGCTCCGAGTGAGATGGAGCCACCGTCCAAAGAGGTCATG CTCACCCCTGCCAGCCAGAACGACCTCTCGGACTTCCGAAGCGAGCCAGCCCTCTATTTCTGA
- the SSNA1 gene encoding microtubule nucleation factor SSNA1, translating into MTQQGAALQNYNNELVKCIEELCQKREELCRQIQQEEDEKQRLQNEVRQLTEKLARVNENLARKIASRNEFDRTIAETEAAYLKILESSQTLLSVLKREAGNLTKATASEQKSSGGKDS; encoded by the exons ATGACCCAGCAGGGCGCGGCGCTGCAGAACTACAACAACGAGCTGGTCAAGT GCATTGAGGAGCTGTGTCAGAAGCGGGAAGAATTGTGCCGGCAGATCCAGCAGGAGGAGGATGAGAAGCAGCGGCTGCAGAATGAAGTGAGACAGCTGACCGAGAAGCTGGCCCGAGTCAACGAGAACCTGGCTCGCAAGATCGCCTCTCGGAACGAGTTTGATCGGACCATTGCGGAGACAGAGGCAGCCTACCtcaag ATCCTGGAGAGCTCGCAGACCCTGCTCAGTGTCCtgaagagggaagcaggaaacttGACCAAGGCCACAGCCTCAGAGCAGAAGAGCAGTGGAGGCAAGGACAGCTGA